GTGAATGGCTTccacaattattattattttataatttataatatatattagttatttttttaatattagcaGTCGAATCTCTTAGGCCTTCCGCGGTACAGCCCTCGTTTCCCATCCCATCGTCTTCCTCTCTTCACTCACGCTTCTATCTTCTTTATCGTCTCGTCTGTGGAAGCCCTAAATTTTCTCAACTTTTCTCGCCCTTTCTTTCGCTTTCTCGGAAAAATGGTGAgcttttcctcttcttttcccttttcgaTTCATTTATCTGGCTTAGTTTTGTtgattattgttctttttttgccATTacttaatttgtttgtttatttttctcttctatgGTTTTCTATTCGATCCTTGGAGTTCTTGGCTGTTTTGAAACGGAATCCTTGTAAATCGCTGCATCGATTGATTTGTTGTTCATTTTGGTCCGCTTGTTTAGTGTTTCAATGGCCTTAGATTGTTGATTATATTGAATACCATGCATTGTTAGCGAGTGGCTAAAAGCATTGGCCACCGTTGATGTAAATCGACTTAGTACATTCTCGTACATTGATCCCTGTTTTCACTGGGACCTTGTGTTGTGACTTCACTTTAAATcctttagtttattattatttttaatattttccccTGCCCGTTAATGATGATAATTATGAGATGTTTGCTTCATCTCAGTGGTTTAAACATTGGTATTTTTGTTGATGGATATAATTCTTATATTGAGATATTTTGCATTGTGTTACCTGAAAGTGTATGATGATTTATcacaaatttatataatttggaaaccttcTATTGACGAAGTTGGAAAAGAAGACTGAAGGGTGTTggattggaaaggaaaacatctatttaactatttaaatataGGTTTATCATCATCGGTCCATCTCATTTTGGTATGGTCATTGTCAAAACTCCTTCATGAATCTAAGTTATTTCACTTTGGGATAGTCCATGAGTCGCCCTCTTCTCCCTCATGTTGTTCATCCTTTgtgattttccttttatttcttAGTTTGCTTCTCCCTTATCACCATCACCATTAGCGTGTGTTTGTTAGGAAATGGGGATAGGACGCTTGTTGGCATAGACTATAGAGCTAAGCATCATATTTGAAGGTGTGATTTGTTTCGGAGTTAAAACTTGTGGCTCTAGAGTTTCAGGGAGGAGCTGGTTAAAATTGTTCTCCTAAACACTCGAGACTAGGGTCACTGTTGGGTACAATGGCAATAAGAAATGAGTATTGAGAAAAGGTCAGAGGATTAAATCCCCCCTGCATTCCATCTCAAAGTTaggttttctctctccctacTCCTATCATACTGTAATAAAGTTAGGTTTCttacaaaagaataaaataaggaaaaaaagagtCGGGAGTTTTACCAAAGGGCTGTTCATACTGTAATAGAACTtctataaaaaagaaactaggATCAGATCCCTCTTGCAGGTGCATTGTTATATGAACTTGATTTCTGGGGGCTCTGTTCGTTCAGATGATTTTCATGTGAGTGTTTATTAGAATAACATGATATTAACAACAATGATGAAGACTCCTTGGTAGGGGAAACTCGAGTGGAAGTTAATTGTGAGCTAACCAAAAAACTAGCTCAAAAGTTTGATCCCCAAGCCTACGTGTTGGTAGGGGATTCCCCAAACACTTTGGTGAGAGATTGATGTTTAGTGTTATGCCCTATTCCCCACAGAATGGCGAAGTGAAAAGGATTAGCTGAAAAGATCCtcaaagaagaaatcaattGATGACAAGGACTGGTGTATCATGAAGAGTAGGGGAATGATTTGAAGTCTAGGCCTCCAGAGCCCCTTACATTCCATCTCAAAGTTCTCATGGGACATCTGTAGACCTTATAAGTCAACTTTGGCCCGCATTGTTTttccttgaaaaaaaaaatggatatgCCTATCATCAAATAAAAAGCTTATTCAATTATGAAAAGGATGTTTTATATAGTTAACTTCCGCAGgaaataaagatttattatGTACAGATAAAACTTCATCTTATTAACTCATGCGaagattgaaaaatatagattaGACTTATTAGACTTCTGAAAATTTCACCAACGAAAAAGATTATTTCTAGGGGGCTAGTTTGGATGCATATTTCTCTCTATGGAAATCTGAGGCAGATTCTTCGTTTAAAGAACTGAAAGCTTGGAAAACATTGAGTGACTTTGGGTCTTTAAAGCCGTTGGTGATAGTATCCTAATGGATGTtcattagggtttctgaagaAAATAGGACTTCATAATTTACATTTCTAAATCAATTTATCACAGGCAAATGCAGCATCAGGGATGGCTGTGCATGATGATTGCAAGCTTAGGTTTCTGGATTTGAAGGCAAAAAGAACCTACCGTTTTATAGTTTTCAAGATTGAGGAAAAGCAGAAGCAAGTCGTGGTGGAAAAGCTTGGCAAGCCATCTCAAAGTTATGAGGACTTTGCTGCCAGCCTACCTGCAGATGAATGCCGATACGCGGTCTATGATTTCGATTTTGTGACTGAAGAGAATTGCCAGAAGAGCAGGATTATATTCATTGCCTGGTAAATTTACTACAAACGATTCCTCACTCATTTTATGAATCTGCATTCTAACTCATCATCTACCAACTGCGATGTTTGAAGGTCTCCTGATACATCAAGGGTGAGAAGCAAGATGATATACGCAAGCTCCAAGGACAGGTTCAAGAGGGAGTTGGACGGCATTCAAGTGGAGCTACAAGCAACTGATCCTACTGAGATGGGGCTTGATGTTATCAGAAGTCGGTCTGGCTTGTAGGAGGATTTGGCCGGCGAGTCATTGTGATGCAGAGCTGATGTTAATTACGTAAAATGTTCATAGATTGTGG
This genomic window from Cucurbita pepo subsp. pepo cultivar mu-cu-16 chromosome LG01, ASM280686v2, whole genome shotgun sequence contains:
- the LOC111796365 gene encoding actin-depolymerizing factor 2, giving the protein MANAASGMAVHDDCKLRFLDLKAKRTYRFIVFKIEEKQKQVVVEKLGKPSQSYEDFAASLPADECRYAVYDFDFVTEENCQKSRIIFIAWSPDTSRVRSKMIYASSKDRFKRELDGIQVELQATDPTEMGLDVIRSRSGL